In Streptomyces thermolilacinus SPC6, a single genomic region encodes these proteins:
- a CDS encoding response regulator — protein MRVLIVEDDALLRAGLELLLATEGITVVGAVDRADGVPELVRSLTPDVVVMDVRLPPTYRDEGLRAAAELRRERPGFPVLVLSAHVEDDYATELLGDDASGIGYLLKDRVGNVAEFMAAVHRVHSGGTVMDPEVISQLLGRRRSQDPVDQLTPREREVLGLMAEGHDNGRICELLGLSVPAVSKHIKNIFTKLGLPASGTGHRRVLAVLAFLNR, from the coding sequence GTGCGCGTGCTGATCGTTGAAGATGACGCCCTGCTCAGGGCCGGGCTGGAACTGCTGCTGGCGACGGAGGGCATCACCGTCGTCGGCGCGGTGGACCGGGCCGATGGAGTGCCCGAGCTCGTCCGGTCCCTGACGCCGGACGTGGTGGTGATGGACGTGCGGCTGCCCCCGACGTACCGCGACGAAGGGCTGCGGGCCGCGGCCGAACTGCGCCGCGAGCGCCCCGGGTTCCCGGTGCTGGTGCTGTCCGCGCACGTCGAGGACGATTACGCGACGGAGCTCCTCGGCGACGACGCGAGCGGGATCGGCTATCTGCTGAAGGACCGGGTGGGCAACGTCGCCGAGTTCATGGCGGCGGTGCACCGGGTCCACTCGGGCGGCACGGTCATGGACCCCGAGGTGATCTCCCAGCTCCTCGGCCGCCGCCGCAGCCAGGACCCGGTCGACCAGCTCACCCCGCGTGAGCGCGAGGTCCTCGGCCTGATGGCGGAGGGGCACGACAACGGGCGGATCTGCGAACTGCTGGGCCTGTCGGTGCCCGCGGTGAGCAAGCACATCAAGAACATCTTCACCAAGCTCGGCCTCCCCGCGTCGGGCACCGGCCACCGCAGGGTCCTGGCGGTCCTGGCCTTCCTCAACCGGTAA
- a CDS encoding sensor histidine kinase, translating to MPAPEGIQPEPPEELARVRRELGRSVVNALTGLLAGVFLLVPVLSAAVALTVPFWWWLLPPHVVLNPAFFAVRDWPTALLTPVAAVVHLAILVFLAPPLALLHARITVRRVTAGGKARLAHRLAEVTTSRAEALEAHAAELRRIERALHDSTQNRLVAVRLHLGVIERLLDGDPAKARELIAVTQSAAEEALAELRNVVRSIYPPVLADRGLAGAVSALALRCPLPCDFEVGELTRAPAAVEVAAYHVVAEALTNAVKHSGASRIRVTMGTEGEVLYVTVTDDGRGGADETRGSGLAGIRGRVAAFDGTTEVSSPPGGPTTIRVELPCAC from the coding sequence ATGCCGGCACCCGAAGGGATTCAGCCGGAGCCGCCGGAGGAATTGGCCCGGGTGCGGCGGGAGCTCGGCCGGTCCGTCGTCAACGCGCTGACCGGGCTGCTGGCGGGCGTCTTCCTGCTCGTACCGGTGCTCAGCGCCGCCGTCGCCCTCACCGTCCCGTTCTGGTGGTGGCTGCTCCCGCCGCACGTCGTGCTCAACCCCGCGTTCTTCGCCGTCCGCGACTGGCCCACCGCGCTCCTCACCCCCGTCGCGGCGGTCGTGCACCTGGCCATCCTCGTGTTCCTCGCCCCGCCGCTGGCGCTGCTGCACGCCCGGATCACCGTCCGCCGGGTGACCGCGGGCGGCAAGGCGCGGCTGGCCCACCGGCTAGCCGAGGTCACCACCTCCCGTGCCGAGGCACTGGAGGCGCACGCGGCGGAACTGCGCCGCATCGAACGCGCCCTGCACGACTCCACCCAGAACCGGCTGGTCGCCGTACGGCTCCACCTGGGTGTCATCGAACGCCTCCTGGACGGCGACCCCGCCAAGGCCCGCGAGCTGATCGCGGTGACCCAGTCCGCCGCGGAGGAGGCCCTCGCCGAGCTGCGGAACGTCGTACGCAGCATCTACCCGCCCGTGCTCGCCGACCGCGGCCTGGCCGGAGCGGTCTCGGCCCTCGCCCTGCGCTGCCCGCTGCCGTGCGACTTCGAGGTCGGCGAACTGACCCGCGCCCCCGCCGCGGTGGAGGTGGCCGCCTACCACGTCGTCGCGGAGGCGCTCACCAACGCCGTCAAACACAGCGGAGCCTCCCGCATCCGTGTGACCATGGGAACCGAGGGGGAGGTCTTGTACGTCACCGTGACCGACGACGGCCGGGGCGGCGCCGACGAGACCCGGGGCAGCGGACTGGCCGGCATCAGGGGCCGGGTCGCGGCCTTCGACGGAACGACCGAGGTGTCCAGCCCGCCGGGCGGGCCCACGACCATCCGGGTGGAACTGCCGTGCGCGTGCTGA
- a CDS encoding ABC transporter ATP-binding protein yields MNFSTPDAPALVVRDVTKHYGSRGNAVQALRGISVELARGSFTAVMGPSGSGKSTFLHCAAGLDRPSSGEVWLGGVPLSGMRETGLTRLRRDRIGFVFQAYNLLPSLTVKDNITMPLRLSGASLDRGWLEEIAGRVGITARLGHRPSELSGGQQQRVAIARALISRPDIIMADEPTGALDSRTGQEVLQLFQELVHHLGQTVLMVTHDPVAASYAHSVLFLADGRLVERMDSPTAEAVAERMTHLGGR; encoded by the coding sequence ATGAATTTCAGCACACCCGACGCGCCTGCCCTGGTCGTGCGCGACGTGACCAAGCATTATGGCTCCCGTGGGAATGCGGTGCAAGCCCTTCGGGGTATTTCCGTAGAGCTTGCGCGCGGCAGCTTCACCGCGGTAATGGGCCCTTCCGGTTCCGGGAAGAGCACATTTCTGCACTGCGCCGCCGGACTGGACCGGCCCAGCAGTGGCGAGGTCTGGCTGGGGGGTGTTCCGCTCTCGGGCATGCGCGAGACGGGGCTGACCCGGCTGCGGCGGGACCGGATCGGGTTCGTCTTCCAGGCGTACAACCTGCTGCCCTCGCTCACCGTGAAGGACAACATCACCATGCCGCTGCGGCTCAGCGGCGCGTCCCTGGACCGCGGCTGGCTGGAGGAGATCGCGGGCCGGGTCGGGATCACCGCCCGGCTGGGCCACCGCCCGTCCGAGCTCTCCGGCGGCCAGCAGCAGCGGGTGGCGATCGCGCGCGCGCTGATCAGCCGCCCCGACATCATCATGGCCGACGAGCCGACCGGTGCCCTGGACTCCCGTACCGGGCAGGAAGTGCTCCAGCTCTTCCAGGAGTTGGTCCACCACCTGGGGCAGACGGTGCTGATGGTCACCCATGACCCCGTCGCCGCGTCGTACGCGCACAGCGTGCTCTTCCTCGCCGACGGCAGGCTCGTCGAGCGCATGGACTCCCCCACGGCCGAGGCCGTCGCCGAGCGCATGACGCACCTCGGGGGCCGGTGA
- a CDS encoding MbtH family protein, translating into MSNPFEDENATYLVLVNDEGQHSLWPSFAEVPAGWETVLAEVPRAEAVEYINTHWTDMRPKSLVEAMGA; encoded by the coding sequence ATGAGCAACCCCTTCGAGGACGAGAACGCCACCTATTTGGTCCTGGTCAACGACGAGGGCCAGCACTCCCTGTGGCCGTCCTTCGCCGAGGTGCCGGCCGGCTGGGAGACCGTCCTGGCCGAGGTCCCGCGCGCCGAGGCCGTCGAGTACATCAACACCCACTGGACCGACATGCGCCCCAAGAGCCTCGTCGAGGCGATGGGCGCCTGA
- a CDS encoding non-ribosomal peptide synthetase, whose protein sequence is MTLDRKERLKQEMLRRLAAQQARKDRNRIARVPRDGELPLSYAQQRLWFLDQLEPGRADYNSGICLEVRGDLDPEALRRACAALVVRHESLRTTFREKDGQGVQRVRPPQEAQDALAFEYTEARDDDTLAEALRERYNLPFDLATGPLLRVHALRTGERRHVLLLTLHHIITDGWSMGLLRSELDVLYRAAVERPAAPVAELPAAAGLAEPAVQYADYAVWQRERLSGERYERSLEHWRTKLAGAEPLALPTDRPRPPVRGTGGGSHTFRVPGATADAMRQAAEAQDANLFMVLVAGVRLVLSRWTRSDDVVVGTVVAGRDDPQLRDTVGFFVNTVALRGQVDERQTFGQLLAGVKDGVLADLDHAEVPFDAVVDAVLDERDSSVPPLVQATVVLQNLDSGQSTGLGDLEVGTHPLRREHSVFDLTFEFLETADGLDAQIEYTTELFDPATVERLAHDLCAVLGAAADPRPLRDTEPLGAEGRAQALDAGRGAAGPVPRTLGELLAERAEQQPADLAVVSDREQLTFTGLTDRAARFAAYLLRRGLRRGEFVGVCLERGTDQVAALLGIMQAGGVYLPLDPGYPAERLAYVVDDSGVRTVITDTDCAGVLPGTVEPIRLDQVRDEILACEPAPHLATAADAAYMIYTSGSTGRPKGVLVAHHGIAALAAAQGTRMDVGPGTRMLQFASPAFDAAIAELTVALLNGATSVVLPRETLRGEGLVRALDAYGITHVTLPPALLPSLRPEDLRTLRALLVAGEATPGELVAEFSTGRRMFNAYGPTESTVCATMSAPLSGPATPPIGTAIEGTRVYVLDRWLRPVGPGVPGELYIAGDGLAYGYWQRPALTAERFVADPFGPAGSRMYRSGDVVRRRADGQLEFLGRSDGQVKIRGHRIEPGEVEGTLLRLPGVAQAVVDVRGGGTDRRLVAYAVPAVPGTLTAEGLREELSAVLPEYLVPSAFCLLDAIPLTSNGKVDRKALPAVHWAGQSGVGHVPPSTPTETALAGIWAELLGLDAPGVHDNFFRVGGDSVGSVRMLSRAADVLGVRLPPRSVFDHPTIAGLAALLDAAADAARNTTAADPDDGRITPAPRDEPLPLSYAQRRLWFLDDFEPGGSEYNSGAALRISGPLDREALRRAVDALVHRHESLRTVFVARDGSPAQIVRPAAPVPLPFTDLAGGSAAELDAVLATEVQRPFALDEGPLLRLLLVGLGAEEHVLLMCIHHIVTDAWSMSLITRELGALYSAALSHPRTPVADLPARAGLGDLPLQYADFAVWQSRRESSQAFQDSLEHWTRRLAGAEPLELPTDRPRPTVRGTAGAVHDFAVPSDVLDDLHRLGRANGTTLFMTLTAAVQLLLSRWTGQDDITVGTVTSGRERAELENIVGFFINTLALRTRVDESATVAGLLAQVRETVLDAFEHADVPFDRVVEAVAPERDPSRPTLVQAVVALQNAPGDAPRLDGLELADHPLVREHALFDLSLDFGEVDGRLLGALEYNTDLFDHTTAARFADQLVTLLRLLAEDDGRTLRDLVPLPDATRRELLAAATGPALRSGDGHALRALAATAEAHPRRPALTAGDVTLSFGELDARVNRLARRLIASGAGPGDRIALVLPRTADTVTAVLACLRAGAAYVPVDPSYPDDRIRSIIGQARPHSVLTVEASASALRELLGPDVAVASLDGELATALAEGDASPPDDTDRTRPLTDAHPAYVMYTSGSTGTPKGVVVSHGNLRAMIDGYRAVVLDALPDPRRPRRAAHIAAFSFDASWDPLVWLLHGHHLHLVDERTRLDAEELCRALHDWRVDYFDATPSYLTQLVAAGLLDEGAHRPEVITVGAEALDDALLARLRDAGVATGYNFYGPTENTVNSVYWPIREGERPLIGRPMPGVRAHVLDASLRPVPVGVHGELYLGGAGVAQGYAGRPDLTAERFVADPFGPPGSRLYRTGDVVRWTPGHELEFIGRADNQVKIRGFRIELGEIEAVLAAVPGVRHAVAVVREDSPGVRRLVAYVVADGVSAREIRAAASASLPEYMIPAAVVLLDELPLNANGKLDRKALPQPSHDALAGAAYVAPRTATERLLAEIWAELLGVERVGVEDNFFELGGDSILSIQLVSRARKAGLVLTSKDVFVRQTVAGLAAGIDADAPSGGAGAGAEQGTVTGEVPLTPVQSWFLDSHPAAPEHFDMTLLVELDETVDLALMPQVVAALLEQHDMLRLRVTRQDGGWTQTIVPEEDPLRVWQVVDASGMSDDALDAAIRERAHRPRTAGRLESGPLFEAVAFDGGATRPTRLLLTAHHLVVDGVTWRVLLEDLAAAYEQAAAGKHPDLGAKSTSFQQWATRLAAFTRDGGFDDEAAHWAGVIDGAPVDVPLDHPGGDNTVASQETVVSALSEEHTRLLLQRVPGVFRSRINDVLLAALGRVLEGWTGSSRVLVELEGHGREELFDDVDLSRTAGWFTTVHPVVLDLPGDADWRRTVSAVKRQLRRVPRNGIGFGALAHLGTEEQRAGLSDLPMVPVSFNYLGQFGGQGGGDGFYRGFLQSPGGDHAPSELRTNILDVTGSVSGDRMEFSWTYSAALHRRETVERLARAFDDGLREIAEASAPAGRPVGRRTDAPAD, encoded by the coding sequence ATGACCCTCGACCGCAAGGAGCGGCTGAAGCAGGAGATGCTTCGCCGACTGGCGGCACAGCAGGCCCGCAAGGACCGCAACAGGATCGCCCGCGTACCCCGGGACGGCGAGCTGCCCCTGTCGTACGCCCAGCAGCGGCTGTGGTTCCTCGACCAGCTGGAGCCGGGACGGGCCGACTACAACTCCGGTATCTGCCTGGAAGTGCGCGGCGACCTCGACCCCGAGGCGCTGCGCCGCGCGTGCGCCGCGCTCGTCGTGCGGCACGAGTCGCTGCGCACCACCTTCCGCGAGAAGGACGGCCAGGGCGTGCAGCGGGTGCGCCCGCCGCAGGAGGCCCAGGACGCGCTGGCCTTCGAGTACACCGAGGCGCGCGACGACGACACGCTCGCCGAGGCGCTGCGCGAGCGCTACAACCTGCCCTTCGACCTCGCCACCGGGCCGCTGCTGCGCGTCCACGCGCTACGGACCGGGGAGCGGCGGCACGTGCTGCTGCTGACGTTGCACCACATCATCACGGACGGCTGGTCGATGGGGCTGCTGCGCTCCGAGCTGGACGTGCTCTACCGGGCGGCGGTGGAGCGCCCCGCCGCGCCAGTCGCCGAACTCCCCGCGGCCGCGGGGCTCGCCGAACCGGCCGTGCAGTACGCGGACTACGCGGTGTGGCAGCGCGAACGGCTCAGCGGCGAGCGCTACGAACGGTCCCTGGAGCACTGGCGGACCAAACTGGCCGGGGCCGAGCCGCTGGCCCTGCCCACCGACCGGCCGCGCCCCCCGGTGCGCGGCACCGGCGGCGGCTCGCACACCTTCCGGGTGCCCGGGGCCACCGCCGACGCCATGCGGCAGGCCGCAGAAGCGCAGGACGCCAACCTGTTCATGGTGCTCGTCGCGGGCGTCCGGCTGGTCCTGTCCCGCTGGACCCGGTCGGACGACGTGGTCGTCGGCACGGTCGTGGCCGGCCGGGACGACCCGCAGCTGCGCGACACGGTCGGCTTCTTCGTCAACACCGTGGCCCTGCGCGGCCAGGTCGACGAGCGGCAGACCTTCGGGCAGCTGCTCGCCGGGGTCAAGGACGGCGTGCTGGCCGACCTCGACCACGCCGAGGTGCCCTTCGACGCCGTCGTGGACGCCGTACTCGACGAGCGCGACAGCTCCGTACCGCCGCTCGTGCAGGCCACCGTGGTCCTCCAGAACCTCGACAGCGGGCAGAGCACCGGTCTGGGCGACCTCGAGGTCGGCACCCACCCGCTGCGGCGCGAGCACTCCGTCTTCGACCTGACCTTCGAGTTCCTGGAGACCGCCGACGGCCTCGACGCGCAGATCGAGTACACCACCGAGCTGTTCGACCCGGCCACGGTCGAACGGCTCGCCCACGACCTGTGCGCGGTGCTCGGCGCCGCGGCCGACCCCCGGCCGCTGCGCGACACCGAACCGCTCGGCGCCGAAGGCCGCGCCCAAGCCCTCGACGCGGGCCGGGGAGCGGCGGGCCCCGTGCCCCGCACCCTCGGCGAACTCCTCGCGGAGCGCGCCGAGCAGCAGCCCGCGGACCTCGCCGTCGTCTCCGACCGCGAACAGCTGACCTTCACCGGACTGACCGACCGCGCCGCCCGCTTCGCCGCGTACCTGCTCCGGCGCGGACTGCGGCGCGGCGAGTTCGTCGGCGTGTGCCTGGAGCGGGGCACCGACCAGGTGGCCGCGCTGCTCGGCATCATGCAGGCGGGCGGCGTCTACCTGCCGCTGGACCCCGGCTATCCGGCGGAACGTCTCGCCTACGTCGTGGACGACTCGGGCGTCCGTACCGTCATCACCGACACGGACTGTGCCGGGGTGCTCCCCGGCACGGTCGAGCCGATACGGCTCGACCAGGTGCGCGACGAGATCCTGGCGTGCGAGCCCGCGCCGCACCTCGCCACGGCCGCCGACGCCGCGTACATGATCTACACCTCCGGTTCCACCGGCCGCCCCAAGGGCGTCCTGGTCGCCCACCACGGCATCGCGGCGCTGGCCGCCGCCCAGGGCACCCGCATGGACGTGGGCCCGGGGACGCGGATGCTCCAGTTCGCCTCACCCGCCTTCGACGCGGCGATCGCGGAACTGACCGTGGCGCTGCTGAACGGCGCCACATCCGTGGTGCTGCCCAGGGAGACGCTGCGCGGCGAGGGACTCGTCCGGGCGCTGGACGCGTACGGCATCACCCATGTGACGCTGCCGCCCGCGCTGCTGCCCAGCCTCAGACCGGAGGACCTGCGGACGCTGCGGGCGCTGCTGGTGGCCGGCGAGGCCACCCCCGGCGAGCTCGTCGCGGAGTTCTCCACGGGACGCCGGATGTTCAACGCGTACGGGCCCACCGAGTCCACCGTGTGCGCCACCATGAGCGCCCCGCTGTCCGGCCCGGCCACCCCGCCGATCGGCACGGCCATCGAGGGCACCCGCGTGTACGTCCTGGACCGCTGGCTGCGGCCGGTGGGACCGGGCGTGCCCGGCGAGCTGTACATCGCGGGCGACGGCCTCGCGTACGGCTACTGGCAGCGGCCCGCCCTGACCGCGGAGCGGTTCGTCGCCGACCCGTTCGGCCCGGCGGGCTCCCGCATGTACCGCAGCGGTGACGTGGTGCGCCGACGCGCCGACGGCCAGCTGGAGTTCCTCGGCCGCTCGGACGGCCAGGTGAAGATCCGCGGCCACCGCATCGAACCCGGCGAGGTGGAGGGCACCCTCCTGCGGCTGCCCGGCGTCGCGCAGGCCGTCGTGGACGTGCGGGGCGGCGGCACCGACCGCAGGCTCGTCGCCTACGCCGTGCCCGCCGTGCCCGGCACGCTGACCGCCGAGGGGCTGCGCGAGGAGCTGAGCGCGGTCCTGCCGGAATACCTGGTGCCGTCCGCGTTCTGCCTGCTCGACGCGATCCCGCTGACCAGCAACGGCAAGGTGGACCGCAAGGCGCTGCCCGCCGTCCACTGGGCGGGCCAGTCGGGCGTCGGGCACGTGCCGCCGTCCACCCCCACCGAGACCGCGCTCGCCGGGATCTGGGCCGAACTGCTCGGCCTGGACGCCCCGGGCGTGCACGACAACTTCTTCCGCGTCGGCGGCGACTCCGTCGGCAGCGTCCGGATGCTGTCCCGCGCCGCCGACGTGCTCGGGGTGCGGCTGCCCCCGCGCAGCGTCTTCGACCACCCGACGATCGCCGGGCTCGCCGCACTCCTGGACGCCGCCGCGGACGCCGCCCGGAACACCACCGCGGCGGACCCGGACGACGGCCGGATCACGCCCGCGCCGCGCGACGAGCCGCTGCCCCTGTCGTACGCGCAGCGCCGCCTGTGGTTCCTGGACGACTTCGAACCGGGCGGCTCCGAGTACAACTCGGGCGCCGCGCTCAGGATCTCCGGCCCGCTCGACCGGGAGGCGCTGCGGAGAGCCGTGGACGCGCTGGTGCACCGGCACGAGTCGCTGCGCACCGTCTTCGTCGCCCGCGACGGCAGCCCCGCGCAGATCGTCCGCCCGGCCGCGCCCGTGCCGCTGCCCTTCACCGACCTGGCCGGCGGCTCGGCGGCCGAACTCGACGCGGTGCTCGCCACCGAGGTCCAGCGCCCCTTCGCGCTGGACGAGGGCCCGCTGCTGCGGCTGCTGCTCGTCGGGCTCGGCGCCGAGGAGCACGTCCTGCTGATGTGCATCCACCACATCGTCACCGACGCCTGGTCGATGTCCCTGATCACCCGGGAGCTCGGCGCCCTGTACTCGGCGGCCCTGTCGCACCCCCGCACGCCCGTCGCGGACCTGCCCGCACGGGCCGGGCTCGGCGACCTGCCCCTCCAGTACGCCGACTTCGCCGTCTGGCAGAGCCGCAGGGAGTCGTCGCAGGCGTTCCAGGACTCCCTGGAGCACTGGACGCGGCGCCTGGCCGGGGCCGAGCCGCTGGAGCTGCCCACCGACCGTCCGCGCCCCACCGTGCGCGGCACCGCGGGCGCGGTCCACGACTTCGCCGTCCCCTCCGACGTCCTGGACGACCTGCACCGGCTCGGCCGGGCCAACGGCACCACCCTGTTCATGACGCTCACCGCCGCCGTGCAGCTGCTGCTGTCGCGGTGGACCGGGCAGGACGACATCACCGTCGGCACGGTCACCTCCGGCAGGGAGCGCGCGGAGCTGGAGAACATCGTCGGGTTCTTCATCAACACCCTCGCGCTGCGCACCCGCGTCGACGAGTCGGCGACCGTCGCCGGGCTGCTCGCACAGGTCCGCGAGACCGTCCTCGACGCCTTCGAGCACGCCGACGTGCCCTTCGACCGGGTGGTGGAGGCGGTGGCGCCCGAGCGCGACCCGTCGCGGCCCACCCTCGTCCAGGCGGTCGTCGCGCTCCAGAACGCGCCCGGCGACGCCCCGCGCCTCGACGGCCTGGAGCTCGCCGACCACCCCCTGGTCCGTGAGCACGCGCTCTTCGACCTCAGCCTCGACTTCGGCGAGGTGGACGGACGGCTGCTGGGCGCCCTGGAGTACAACACCGACCTGTTCGACCACACCACCGCCGCCCGCTTCGCCGACCAGCTCGTGACGCTGCTGCGGCTGCTGGCCGAGGACGACGGCCGCACCCTGCGCGACCTCGTCCCGCTGCCCGACGCCACCCGGCGCGAGCTGCTGGCCGCCGCGACCGGGCCCGCCCTCCGGTCCGGCGACGGCCACGCCCTGCGGGCCCTGGCCGCGACCGCCGAGGCGCACCCGCGGCGGCCCGCGCTGACCGCCGGGGACGTCACCCTGTCCTTCGGCGAACTCGACGCCCGCGTCAACCGGCTGGCCCGCCGCCTCATCGCCTCCGGCGCCGGGCCCGGCGACCGGATCGCCCTGGTCCTGCCGCGCACGGCGGACACGGTGACCGCCGTGCTCGCCTGCCTGCGGGCCGGTGCCGCCTACGTGCCCGTCGACCCGTCCTACCCCGACGACCGCATCCGCTCCATCATCGGCCAGGCCCGCCCGCACAGCGTCCTCACCGTCGAGGCGAGCGCCTCAGCGCTGCGCGAGCTGCTCGGCCCCGACGTGGCGGTGGCCTCCCTGGACGGGGAGCTCGCCACCGCGCTCGCCGAGGGCGACGCCTCGCCGCCGGACGACACCGACCGCACCCGGCCGCTCACCGACGCCCACCCCGCCTACGTGATGTACACGTCCGGCTCCACCGGCACCCCCAAGGGCGTCGTGGTGAGCCACGGCAACCTCCGGGCCATGATCGACGGCTACCGGGCGGTCGTCCTCGACGCGCTGCCCGACCCGCGGCGGCCCCGGCGCGCCGCGCACATCGCCGCCTTCTCCTTCGACGCTTCCTGGGACCCCCTGGTGTGGCTGCTCCACGGCCACCACCTGCACCTGGTGGACGAGCGGACCCGGCTGGACGCCGAGGAGCTGTGCCGCGCCCTGCACGACTGGCGCGTCGACTACTTCGACGCGACCCCGTCGTACCTCACCCAGCTCGTCGCGGCCGGACTGCTCGACGAGGGCGCCCACCGGCCCGAGGTGATCACCGTCGGCGCCGAGGCGCTCGACGACGCCCTCCTCGCCCGGCTGCGGGACGCCGGGGTGGCCACCGGCTACAACTTCTACGGCCCCACCGAGAACACCGTGAACAGCGTGTACTGGCCGATCAGGGAAGGCGAGCGGCCGCTCATCGGCCGCCCCATGCCCGGCGTGCGCGCCCACGTCCTGGACGCCTCGCTGCGGCCGGTGCCCGTCGGGGTGCACGGCGAGCTGTACCTCGGCGGCGCGGGCGTCGCCCAGGGGTACGCCGGGCGGCCCGACCTGACGGCGGAACGGTTCGTCGCCGACCCCTTCGGCCCGCCCGGCAGCCGCCTCTACCGGACCGGCGACGTGGTCCGCTGGACCCCCGGCCACGAGCTGGAGTTCATCGGCCGCGCCGACAACCAGGTCAAGATCCGCGGCTTCCGCATCGAGCTGGGCGAGATCGAGGCCGTCCTGGCCGCGGTGCCCGGCGTGCGGCACGCCGTCGCCGTCGTACGCGAGGACTCGCCCGGAGTCCGCCGCCTGGTCGCCTACGTGGTGGCCGACGGCGTCTCCGCCCGGGAGATCAGGGCCGCGGCCTCCGCGTCCCTGCCCGAGTACATGATCCCGGCCGCCGTGGTGCTGCTCGACGAGCTCCCGCTCAACGCCAACGGCAAGCTGGACCGCAAGGCCCTGCCGCAGCCCTCCCACGACGCCCTCGCCGGCGCCGCGTACGTGGCGCCGCGCACCGCGACGGAACGCCTCCTCGCCGAGATCTGGGCCGAGCTGCTCGGCGTCGAACGCGTCGGGGTCGAGGACAACTTCTTCGAGCTCGGCGGCGACTCCATCCTCAGCATCCAGCTGGTGTCCCGGGCCCGCAAGGCCGGGCTCGTCCTGACCTCGAAGGACGTGTTCGTACGGCAGACCGTGGCCGGACTCGCCGCCGGGATCGACGCGGACGCCCCGTCCGGCGGCGCCGGGGCCGGGGCGGAGCAGGGCACCGTGACGGGGGAGGTGCCGCTCACCCCCGTACAGAGCTGGTTCCTCGACAGCCACCCCGCGGCGCCCGAGCACTTCGACATGACGCTGCTCGTCGAACTCGACGAGACCGTCGACCTCGCCCTGATGCCCCAGGTCGTCGCGGCCCTCCTGGAGCAGCACGACATGCTCAGGCTGCGCGTCACGCGTCAGGACGGCGGGTGGACCCAGACGATCGTTCCTGAGGAGGACCCGCTGCGCGTCTGGCAGGTCGTCGACGCCTCCGGGATGAGCGACGACGCGCTGGACGCGGCGATACGCGAGCGGGCGCACCGCCCGCGGACCGCGGGGCGTCTGGAGTCGGGCCCGCTGTTCGAGGCGGTCGCCTTCGACGGCGGCGCCACCCGTCCCACCCGGCTGCTGCTCACCGCCCACCACCTGGTGGTCGACGGGGTGACCTGGCGGGTCCTCCTGGAGGACCTCGCCGCCGCCTACGAGCAGGCCGCGGCCGGGAAGCACCCCGACCTGGGCGCCAAGTCCACGTCGTTCCAGCAGTGGGCTACCCGGCTCGCCGCCTTCACCCGCGACGGCGGCTTCGACGACGAGGCCGCCCACTGGGCGGGCGTCATCGACGGCGCGCCGGTCGATGTGCCGCTGGACCACCCCGGCGGGGACAACACCGTCGCCTCGCAGGAGACGGTCGTCTCCGCGCTGTCCGAGGAGCACACCCGGCTGCTGTTGCAGCGGGTTCCGGGTGTCTTCCGCAGCCGCATCAACGATGTGCTGCTGGCCGCCCTGGGCCGCGTACTGGAGGGGTGGACCGGCTCGTCCCGGGTGCTGGTCGAGCTGGAGGGCCACGGCCGCGAGGAGCTGTTCGACGACGTGGACCTCTCCCGTACCGCCGGCTGGTTCACCACCGTCCACCCGGTCGTCCTCGACCTGCCCGGGGACGCGGACTGGCGCCGGACGGTGTCGGCCGTCAAGCGGCAGCTGCGCCGCGTGCCCCGCAACGGCATCGGCTTCGGCGCGCTGGCCCACCTGGGCACAGAGGAGCAGCGGGCCGGGCTGAGCGACCTGCCGATGGTGCCGGTCTCCTTCAACTACCTCGGCCAGTTCGGCGGCCAGGGCGGCGGGGACGGCTTCTACCGCGGCTTCCTCCAGAGCCCGGGCGGCGACCACGCCCCGTCCGAACTCCGTACGAACATCCTGGACGTCACGGGCAGCGTGTCGGGCGACCGGATGGAGTTCTCCTGGACCTACTCGGCGGCCCTCCACCGGCGGGAGACCGTCGAGCGGCTCGCGCGGGCCTTCGACGACGGCCTGCGCGAGATCGCGGAAGCGTCCGCACCCGCCGGCAGGCCCGTCGGCAGGCGGACCGACGCACCAGCGGACTGA